A stretch of Bombina bombina isolate aBomBom1 chromosome 2, aBomBom1.pri, whole genome shotgun sequence DNA encodes these proteins:
- the LOC128647826 gene encoding M-phase phosphoprotein 8-like yields MASLYIGPYSIKRIVNQNAVTLELPDNLKIHPTIHVSLLKPYGELRDTSTLLPPPPTVLDPNEYEVHSILDSRMRSGKLQYLIRWKNFSSDEDSWEPAYNLKAPRLISAFHRRHPDRPHPVAVEQLP; encoded by the coding sequence ATGGCAAGTCTTTACATTGGACCATATTCAATAAAACGAATAGTAAATCAAAATGCAGTTACTTTAGAACTTCCTGATAATTTAAAGATCCATCCCACCATACATGTATCTTTATTAAAGCCTTATGGAGAATTACGTGACACCAGCACTTTACTTCCTCCACCTCCAACTGTTCTGGACCCTAATGAGTATGAGGTTCATTCCATATTGGACTCTCGTATGCGCTCTGGCAAATTACAGTATTTGATACGCtggaaaaacttctcatcagatgaagactcttgggaacctgcttacAACCTCAAAGCTCCCAGATTGATTTCTGCTTTCCATCGGAGACACCCAGATCGTCCTCATCCggtagctgtggaacagctcccttag